Proteins found in one Arachis stenosperma cultivar V10309 chromosome 8, arast.V10309.gnm1.PFL2, whole genome shotgun sequence genomic segment:
- the LOC130944300 gene encoding NAD kinase 2, chloroplastic, with protein sequence MVACLCTCHLVYTAMNLSASAAVASSLSLLSSFSFLNPNPNSNPKTFAFGFRFKTKGRSTRGVRRPKFLVTAQLSNSFSFSFGLDSQSLNDIQSHDPSQLPWVGPVPGDIAEVEAYCRIFRNYERLHSSLMNVLCNPLTGECSVSDEVPSDERLPVEDKIVSVLGCMVALVNTARDDVLSGRRSSVMTPFRVAGVGVMEDVVPPLAAFRSEMKRCCESLHVALENYLVPGDNPRLDAWRKLQRLKNVCYDAGFPHREEDPCPELFSNWSPVYLSAPKEDTKLNDSEAGFWTGGQVTEEGLKWLLDNGYKTIIDLRQEAVKDNLYHEAVNDAISSGKIELVKIPVDVQRAPTMEQVERFASYVSNYRKRPIYLHSQEGVWRTSAMVSRWRQYMTRFASSFVSNEAVTSSERPSDYTNGSAKLHDSSIESERSRSSGETDDNLLQESLGAVTPNSSRVITGSEDNASMNFSSKTIPLEAQIPPRDIFSKREMSRFWRNRKIPGPSYFNYKVESLECLTDSRNMHAGRPQGKVTISNGDNPVAEIVDRESLNGSPRVDYPSGEPPITVGGDWKSVNGSTSSFVKTTVNELSEGDVRYMNNSNVTMTKSQSDDGKAGLALHDEDLGLMEGDMCASSTGVVRVQSRKKAEMYLVRTDGVSCEREKVTESSLAFTHPSTQQQMLMWKSTPKTVLLLKKPGEQLMEEAKEVASFLYYQEKMNIFVEPDVHDIFARLPGFEFIQTFYIQDTSVLHEKVDFVACLGGDGVILHASNLFGGAIPPVVSFNLGSLGFLASHSFEDYRQDLRQVIHGNNTGDGVYITLRMRLRCEIFRKGKAMPGKVFDILNEVVIDRGSNPYLSKIECYEHDRLITKVQGDGVIVATPTGSTAYSTAAGGSMVHPNVPCMLFTPICPHSLSFRPVILPDSARLELKIPEDARSNAWVSFDGKRRQQLSRGDSVRISMSQHPLPTVNKFDQTGDWFHSLIRCLNWNERLDQKAL encoded by the exons ATGGTGGCATGTCTCTGCACGTGCCACCTCGTTTACACCGCGATGAATCTTTCCGCCTCCGCCGCCGTAGCATCCTcactttctcttctctcttctttctccttCCTCAATCCCAATCCCAATTCCAATCCCAAAACCTTCGCTTTCGGCTTCCGGTTCAAGACGAAGGGTAGGAGTACCCGCGGAGTGAGGCGTCCCAAGTTTCTCGTCACCGCCCAACTTTCCAACTCCTTTTCCTTCAGTTTCGGGTTGGATTCTCAG AGTTTGAATGATATCCAATCCCATGATCCGTCACAATTGCCTTGGGTGGGTCCGGTTCCGGGTGATATTGCTGAAGTGGAAGCATACTGTAGGATCTTTAGGAATTATGAAAGGCTTCATTCCTCATTAATGAACGTGTTGTGCAATCCACTAACCGGTGAATGTAGTGTTTCCGATGAAGTTCCATCGGATGAGAGGTTGCCTGTAGAAGATAAGATTGTTTCGGTCCTTGGGTGCATGGTAGCACTTGTGAACACCGCGAGGGACGATGTTCTTTCTGGAAGAAGGTCTTCGGTTATGACCCCCTTTCGTGTGGCAGGGGTTGGCGTGATGGAGGACGTGGTGCCCCCACTTGCTGCTTTTAGGAGTGAGATGAAGAGGTGTTGTGAGAGCTTGCATGTTGCTCTTGAGAACTATTTAGTTCCAGGTGACAATCCAAGGTTGGATGCGTGGAGGAAACTTCAGAGATTGAAGAATGTATGCTATGATGCTGGTTTTCCGCACAGGGAGGAAGATCCATGTCCAGAACTGTTTTCGAATTGGAGTCCTGTATATTTATCTGCTCCCAAAGAAGACACAAAATTGAACGACTCTGAAGCAGGATTTTGGACAGGCGGGCAGGTAACTGAAGAAGGCCTAAAGTGGTTGCTGGATAATGGATATAAAACTATCATAGATCTTAGACAAGAGGCAGTAAAAGATAATTTATATCATGAAGCTGTTAATGATGCTATTTCATCTGGAAAAATTGAATTGGTCAAAATCCCTGTTGATGTTCAGAGAGCACCTACAATGGAACAGGTTGAGAGGTTTGCATCTTACGTTTCAAATTACAGGAAACGGCCAATCTATCTTCATAGTCAGGAAGGAGTTTGGAGAACGTCTGCCATGGTCTCTAGATGGAGGCAGTATATGACTCGATTTGCATCATCATTTGTTTCTAATGAAGCAGTTACTTCCAGTGAAAGGCCATCAGATTATACAAATGGATCTGCGAAACTGCATGACTCTTCAATAGAATCTGAGAGATCCAGATCCTCTGGAGAAACGGATGACAATTTGTTGCAAGAGAGTTTGGGTGCAGTTACTCCTAATTCTTCACGAGTGATTACTGGCAGTGAGGACAATGCTTCTATGAATTTCTCCAGCAAAACTATCCCTTTAGAAGCTCAAATCCCTCCTCGTGACATCTTCTCCAAAAGAGAGATGTCCAGATTTTGGAGAAATAGAAAGATCCCAGGACCCTCTTATTTCAATTATAAGGTTGAAAGTTTAGAATGTTTGACAGATTCCAGGAACATGCATGCTGGAAGACCACAGGGGAAAGTGACTATCAGCAATGGAGATAATCCCGTCGCTGAAATTGTGGATCGGGAAAGTTTGAATGGGTCACCTCGTGTGGACTATCCATCTGGAGAGCCTCCAATCACAGTTGGTGGCGACTGGAAGTCAGTGAATGGGAGTACTTCGAGCTTTGTGAAGACAACAGTTAATGAGTTAAGTGAAGGAGATGTGCGCTACATGAATAATAGCAATGTCACAATGACTAAGTCTCAAAGTGATGATGGTAAGGCTGGGTTAGCCTTACATGATGAAGACTTGGGACTCATGGAGGGAGACATGTGTGCATCCTCAACTGGAGTTGTAAGGGTGCAATCAAGAAAGAAAGCTGAGATGTACCTAGTACGGACTGATGGCGTTTCTTGTGAGAGAGAAAAGGTGACTGAATCTTCTTTGGCCTTCACTCACCCTAGCACCCAGCAACAGATGCTTATGTGGAAATCTACACCGAAGACTGTGTTATTGCTGAAAAAGCCCGGGGAGCAACTCATGGAAGAAGCTAAAGAg GTTGCTTCCTTTCTGTATTACCAAGAGAAAATGAACATTTTTGTGGAACCTGATGTGCATGATATATTTGCTAGACTTCCTGGATTTGAATTTATTCAAACCTTCTATATCCAAGATACTAG TGTTCTACATGAGAAAGTAGATTTTGTGGCTTGTTTGGGAGGAGATGGTGTTATTCTGCATGCTTCAAATCTATTTGGAGGCGCTATTCCTCCTGTTGTGTCATTTAACCTTGGTTCCCTTGGTTTCCTGGCTTCTCATAGT TTTGAAGACTACAGGCAGGACTTACGACAAGTCATCCATGGAAATAACACTGGAGATGGTGTATACATAACTCTTAGAATGCGTCTTAGATGTGAAATTTTTCGTAAGGGTAAAGCAATGCCAGGGAAAGTGTTTGATATTCTTAACGAGGTTGTTATTGATCGGGGTTCTAATCCATATCTTTCAAAGATCGAATGTTATGAACATGACAGACTTATAACCAAG GTACAAGGTGATGGAGTCATTGTGGCCACCCCAACGGGAAGCACTGCTTATTCTACAGCTGCTGGAGGTTCCATG GTGCATCCAAATGTTCCTTGCATGCTATTTACCCCGATTTGTCCGCATTCACTCTCATTTAGACCAGTTATACTTCCAGATTCTGCTCGACTAGAATTAAAG ATTCCGGAAGACGCAAGAAGCAATGCTTGGGTATCATTTGATGGGAAGAGAAGGCAGCAACTTTCTCGGGGAGATTCTGTACGAATATCCATGAGTCAGCACCCACTTCCAACTGTTAACAAGTTCGATCAAACCGGTGATTGGTTTCACAGCTTGATTCGCTGCCTGAATTGGAACGAAAGACTTGATCAAAAGGCCCTATGA
- the LOC130944302 gene encoding 1-aminocyclopropane-1-carboxylate oxidase 5 translates to MAVPVIDFSKLNGEERAKTMAQIANGCEEWGFFQLINHGISEELLERVKKVCSEFYKLEREENFNNSTSVKIMNDLAENKNTGKLEHVDWEDVITLLDDNEWPQNPQEFRKTMAEYRSELKKLAEKMMDVMDENLGLPRGYMKKALNDGEGDNAFFGTKVSHYPPCPYPEHVNGLRAHTDAGGLILLFQDDKVGGLQMLKDGQWLEVQPLPNAIVINTGDQIEVLSNGRYKSCWHRVLVSTEGNRRSIASFYNPSLKATIYPAPKLVAEKENQQVDETYPKFVFGDYMDVYAKLKFQPKEPRFQAVVKAT, encoded by the exons ATGGCAGTGCCAGTGATTGATTTCTCAAAGCTGAATGGTGAAGAAAGAGCCAAAACTATGGCTCAGATTGCTAATGGCTGTGAAGAGTGGGGATTCTTCCAG TTGATCAATCATGGGATTTCTGAGGAGCTCCTTGAGAGGGTGAAGAAGGTTTGCTCTGAGTTCTATAAGCTTGAAAGAGAGGAGAATTTCAACAACTCTACATCAGTTAAGATCATGAATGATTTAGCTGAAAACAAAAACACTGGAAAGTTGGAGCATGTTGATTGGGAGGATGTAATCACTCTTCTTGATGATAATGAATGGCCACAAAATCCACAAGAATTCAG GAAAACGATGGCCGAATATCGATCGGAGCTAAAGAAATTGGCAGAGAAGATGATGGATGTGATGGATGAGAATCTTGGATTGCCAAGAGGATACATGAAGAAAGCATTGAATGATGGAGAAGGAGACAATGCATTCTTTGGTACCAAGGTGAGTCACTACCCTCCCTGTCCCTATCCAGAGCATGTCAATGGCCTGCGAGCTCACACGGACGCCGGAGGACTCATCCTTCTCTTCCAAGATGACAAGGTGGGAGGCCTGCAGATGCTCAAAGATGGACAATGGCTAGAAGTGCAGCCTTTGCCTAATGCCATTGTCATTAACACCGGCGATCAGATTGAGGTTTTGAGCAATGGTAGATACAAAAGTTGCTGGCACCGGGTTCTGGTTTCAACTGAAGGGAACAGAAGATCAATTGCTTCTTTCTATAATCCTTCATTGAAGGCTACCATATATCCTGCACCAAAGTTGGTGGCTGAAAAGGAAAACCAACAAGTTGATGAAACTTATCCTAAGTTTGTTTTTGGTGATTACATGGATGTCTATGCTAAGCTCAAGTTCCAACCTAAGGAGCCAAGGTTCCAAGCTGTTGTTAAAGCCACATGA